Below is a window of Desulfuromonas sp. TF DNA.
CATCTCATGCTGATATTCTCGCGGATCAACCGAAATATCCGTTCCATCCGGCGCTACCGGACCATCCTTGGGATTCTGATCAAATACGGCTTCGGTCATATTGTTGAACAGCTCAATATCAATTACTATCTCGAACTGGGTAGGCGGCTGGTCACCCTGGGTGCAACCCCCAAGGAGATCGAACGCCTGACTCAACCTGAAAGGCTGCGGCTGGCAATGGAGGAGCTCGGCCCGACCTTCATCAAGCTGGGGCAGATTCTTTCCACCCGCCCCGATATCGTCTCCCATGAATACGCCGAGGAATTCAGCAGGCTACAGGACCGGGTCCCTTCGATCCCGCTTGAACAACTGCAGGAACAGATCCAGAAGGATCTCGGCTATCCTCTGACCGAGATGTTCGCCGAATTCTCTCCTATTCCCATTGCCGCCGCTTCCATCGCCCAGGTTCATCGCGGTCTCCTGAAAAGCGGTGAGGAGGTGGTGATCAAGGTCCGCCGTCCCGGGATCAAGGAGGTGGTGGAAACGGATCTGGACATCCTCATGGGCCTGGCTTACCTCATCGAGCGTCATCTTCCCACCGGCGATCTCCTCGATCCGATCAAAATCGTCAAAGAATTTCGCCGAACCATCAGCCGGGAAATGGATTTCGCCCGGGAAGGCTATACCATAGATCGGTTTGCCGCCAACTTCGCCGATGATCCCACCATGCACGTCCCCCATGTCTTCTGGGATTACACGGGCGAATCGGTCCTGACCATGGAATTCATCGACGGGATCAAGGTCTCGGATTCTTTACGGCTGGCCTCCGCCGGCGCCGACCCCAAGATCATCGCTCGCTACGGGGCGGATGCGTTTCTCAAACAGGTGCTGGTCCACGGCTTTTTCCATGGAGACCCGCACCCTGGCAACATTTTCGTCCTGGAGAACAATACTATATGCATGCTCGACTTCGGCATGGTCGGGCGACTTGACGAGACGCTCAAATTTCAGCTCGTCGACTTGCTCATGGCGGTGCTGCACCGGGACGTTGAGCTCATCATCTCCCAACTCCTTTTCTCCGGGGAGCTCTCCGACGAGACAAGAGCCAAGGATCTTCAGCGCGATCTCAGCGAAATGATCGACGACTACTACGACCTCCCTCTGCAGGAAGTCAATGCCGGAAAACTGCTGGCCGATTTTGTCGAAATTCTTGTTGAGTACCGGATCAAATTTCCCGCCGACCTGATGCTCCTGGCCAAGGCCCTGGTCACCATGGAAGGAGTCGGACGCCAGCTTGATCCCGAATTCAACATGATTGTCCACCTCAGACCCTTTATGGAAAAATTGTTCCGCGAGCGGAAAGCGCCCGCCAGTATAACCCGGGAATTCACCCGCACGTTTATCGCATATGGCGCCCTCGCCAGGAGTTTCCCACGGGATTTCAAGGAATTCATAAATCGCATCAATCGCAACAAATTCAAGATCGACCTTGAGCACCGGGGACTTGAGAGGCTGATTTCCGACCTGGACAAATCGAGTAACCGACTCTCCTTCAGCCTGCTCATTGCCGCTCTCATCGTCGGTTCCTCCCTCATCATGCAGACCGAAAAAGGCCCCCTCCTTTTCGGATTCCCCATCCTGGGATTTCTCGGTTATTCCATTGCCGGCTTTCTCGGACTCTGGCTTGCCATCGCCATTCTCCGCTCCGGACGCCTGTAAAGTGTGGTGCCACAAACACACGTTCTTGCATATTTGCAACAAATACCCCTTTCCACTCTCTTCATCGGTAAAGTTTCCTCTGTATTTTCAAAGGATTGAAAATTTCAAACTCAATGGCAGGATCCTTGCAAGCATCCAGCACAGATGCTCTATGTGATTAATTGAAGGAGGATGTACCTTTCTATGATTTACCAATGCACCATAGCACACCCGTTAATGATTTCCGGGATCGGCCTACACTCAGGCCACCGGATCAGCATGACCCTGCGTCCAGCGGAAGCAGGAACCGGCGTTGTTTTCCATCGCACCGAAGGCGAGCGGACCGTCAGCATCGAAGCCGTTTCAGCCAACGTGGTCGATACTCGCCTTGCCACCGTACTCGGCAAGGGAGGATTGAGCGTCTCGACGGTGGAACATCTTCTGGCCGCTCTGTCTGCCTTCGGCATCGATAATCTTCATATCGATATCGACGGTCCCGAAGTACCCGTCATGGACGGCAGCGCCGCTCCTTTCTGCGACCTGCTTCGCAATGCCGGCATTCGAAGCCTTCCCCGCAGCCGTAAGTACCTTGCCATCCGCAAACCGATCACGCTGATCGACGGTGAAAAGCGGGTCACGTTGATTCCTTCACGCTTTTTCCGCATAACTTTTGACATTGCTTTCGACCATCCCTGCATCTCCCTGCAGCAGCGATCCATTAAATTCTCACAGGAACTCTTCTGCCGGGACATCGCTCCGGCCAGAACCTTCGGATTTCTCAAGGAGGTGGAGTACCTGAAGGCTAACGGGCTGGCCCGTGGAGGTTCGCTCGACAATGCCGTTGTCATAGGCGAAGACAGCATTCTCAATCCCGAAGGTCTTCGTTTCCAGGATGAATTCGTCCGCCATAAAATTCTTGATTCAATTGGGGATTTCAGTCTCCTGGGTCATCCCATCCTAGGGCACATCAAGGCTTTCAAGGCCGGCCACGACATCAATCACCAGATGGTGGGGAAAATTCTGGCCTCTCCAGAATGCTGGAAACTCGTCGAGTTTTCCGAGGAGGATCTTCGTTCGGCACTACATACCGGGGCTCCGGTCTTCTCCTCCGAACTGGCTTTCTCCAAAATCTGACCTCCTAATTTTCCCTGATTCCATCGATTTCAAAGGCAGCCTGACGGCTGCCTTTTTGTCTTATTGGGCCTTGCATTTAGGCCTGTTATTGGCCTAAAATTAAACGTTTAGACTTTAGCCTGCGAGGAGCCGCATGAAATTCTTCCCCGCCAGCCGGGATCCTAAAACTGCTGAAAAAAGAAAACGCCGCAGGGAATGGGTTCTGACTCTTCTGATCGTCATACTGGTCATTTTCCTCTCCGGTTTTGAAACCAGGCTGTTCGAGCTCACTTCCAAGATTCCGGTAGCCAACAGCATTCTGGTCCTGGCGCTCATCAATATCAATATTCTGCTCATCATTCTCTTCCTCTTTCTGGTTTTCCGAAATTTCTTCAAACTGATCATCGAGAGGAAACGAAACGTACCAGGTGCCCGCCTGCGCACCAAGCTGGTCGTGGCCTTCGTCGCCCTTTCTCTTGTTCCCACCATGTTGCTCTTCTTCGTCTCCGCCGGTTTTATCACCAACTCGATCGAAAACTGGTTCAATACCCAGATTGAGTCCTCTTTGCAAGAGTCTCTGGAAGTGGCCCAGACATACTACAAGAACTCGGCTGCTAATGCTCTATACTATGCCGAGCAGGTGGCTCGAATTGTCAAAGAAGAGAAGTTGCTCAATCAGGAAAATCTTCCAGCGCTTGCAGAGGTGATTAAACAGAAACAGCAGGAATATAACCTTGGGATAGTTGAAGTTTTTTCCTCCACCTATGAAGAGCTGGTCCGGGCCGCCAATCCCCAGGTCCCGACGGCCGAATTCACCGATCCAGGCTCGGATAACATTCGCGAAGCACTGCAGGGCAACCGGTTCTCCCGAATCACCCCTATCGGCAAGGCCGATCTCATTCGGGGCATCGTTCCAGTCTATTCGAACTGGAACCCGAAGGATGTCGTAGGGGTGGTGGTGGTTAATTATTATGTCCCCTATTCGCTGGTGAACAAGATGAAGGAAATCTCCAGTTCCTTCGAGCAATATAAAAGCACCAAACTGCTTAAAGGCAAAATACAAAAAGGATACGTCATCGTCCTTCTCCTGATCGCCCTGGTTATCATATTTCTGGCGACATGGTTCGGCTTTCATCTCGCCCGGGAGATCACAGTGCCTATTCAGCGGCTGGCTGAAGCCACCAATCAGGTGGCCGGAGGGGATCTGGACGTCCGGATCGACGTCCAAAGCGATGATGAAATAGGCACCTTGGTCTATGCTTTCAACATGATGACCGCCGATCTCCGCCATGGACAGAGGGAGATCAGGGAAGCGAACAATGAGCTAAAAATTTCCAACCTGGAATTGGAACGGCGTCGCCGATATATGGAGATCGTTTTGAAAAACGTTACCGCCGGGGTCATTTCGATGGACAAACAGGGAAACCTG
It encodes the following:
- the lpxC gene encoding UDP-3-O-acyl-N-acetylglucosamine deacetylase is translated as MIYQCTIAHPLMISGIGLHSGHRISMTLRPAEAGTGVVFHRTEGERTVSIEAVSANVVDTRLATVLGKGGLSVSTVEHLLAALSAFGIDNLHIDIDGPEVPVMDGSAAPFCDLLRNAGIRSLPRSRKYLAIRKPITLIDGEKRVTLIPSRFFRITFDIAFDHPCISLQQRSIKFSQELFCRDIAPARTFGFLKEVEYLKANGLARGGSLDNAVVIGEDSILNPEGLRFQDEFVRHKILDSIGDFSLLGHPILGHIKAFKAGHDINHQMVGKILASPECWKLVEFSEEDLRSALHTGAPVFSSELAFSKI
- the ubiB gene encoding 2-polyprenylphenol 6-hydroxylase — its product is MLIFSRINRNIRSIRRYRTILGILIKYGFGHIVEQLNINYYLELGRRLVTLGATPKEIERLTQPERLRLAMEELGPTFIKLGQILSTRPDIVSHEYAEEFSRLQDRVPSIPLEQLQEQIQKDLGYPLTEMFAEFSPIPIAAASIAQVHRGLLKSGEEVVIKVRRPGIKEVVETDLDILMGLAYLIERHLPTGDLLDPIKIVKEFRRTISREMDFAREGYTIDRFAANFADDPTMHVPHVFWDYTGESVLTMEFIDGIKVSDSLRLASAGADPKIIARYGADAFLKQVLVHGFFHGDPHPGNIFVLENNTICMLDFGMVGRLDETLKFQLVDLLMAVLHRDVELIISQLLFSGELSDETRAKDLQRDLSEMIDDYYDLPLQEVNAGKLLADFVEILVEYRIKFPADLMLLAKALVTMEGVGRQLDPEFNMIVHLRPFMEKLFRERKAPASITREFTRTFIAYGALARSFPRDFKEFINRINRNKFKIDLEHRGLERLISDLDKSSNRLSFSLLIAALIVGSSLIMQTEKGPLLFGFPILGFLGYSIAGFLGLWLAIAILRSGRL
- a CDS encoding ATP-binding protein; the encoded protein is MKFFPASRDPKTAEKRKRRREWVLTLLIVILVIFLSGFETRLFELTSKIPVANSILVLALININILLIILFLFLVFRNFFKLIIERKRNVPGARLRTKLVVAFVALSLVPTMLLFFVSAGFITNSIENWFNTQIESSLQESLEVAQTYYKNSAANALYYAEQVARIVKEEKLLNQENLPALAEVIKQKQQEYNLGIVEVFSSTYEELVRAANPQVPTAEFTDPGSDNIREALQGNRFSRITPIGKADLIRGIVPVYSNWNPKDVVGVVVVNYYVPYSLVNKMKEISSSFEQYKSTKLLKGKIQKGYVIVLLLIALVIIFLATWFGFHLAREITVPIQRLAEATNQVAGGDLDVRIDVQSDDEIGTLVYAFNMMTADLRHGQREIREANNELKISNLELERRRRYMEIVLKNVTAGVISMDKQGNLTTINNSAEKLLKIKTGNVLGKNFREVVGTEHLPLIKDFLRELLNSGKNSIRKQITLPVQDSKVTLLVNVTTLRDENGEFMGTVVVFDDLSHLIKAQRMAAWREVARRIAHEIKNPLTPIQLSAQRLRRRYLERFAEDDTVFDECTMMIIKQVDELKNLVNEFSSFARMPAGHPSPNDLNAILAEALVLFQEGHKEIEFSFHPDRRIPIFSLDREQIKRVLINLLDNAVSANEGQGSIVVASSFNPALQMVTFTVADTGCGIPPEDKPRLFEPYFSTKKSGTGLGLAIVSTIISDHNGYIRVKDNTPRGTRFIVEFPLNGNNLPA